The following proteins are co-located in the Haloplanus sp. HW8-1 genome:
- a CDS encoding DUF7124 domain-containing protein, producing MDSGGTMTLAFELEALKALADPNAVFDDARQWTEYVGVLSDQPTYVVTNFTRKRRIRQDFFSGPRGVRESLENVADQFDTDRHVFVGTTDGDRAVAEEMGWEYLSVEEAAEFAEWDLGEKPEEDPFEGETRDDWP from the coding sequence ATGGACAGCGGCGGGACGATGACCCTCGCGTTCGAACTGGAGGCGCTCAAGGCACTCGCCGATCCGAACGCAGTCTTCGACGACGCCCGGCAGTGGACCGAGTACGTGGGCGTCCTCAGCGACCAGCCGACGTACGTCGTCACCAACTTCACGCGCAAGCGTCGCATCCGACAGGACTTCTTTTCGGGACCGCGGGGCGTCCGCGAGAGCCTCGAGAACGTGGCCGATCAGTTCGACACCGACCGCCACGTCTTCGTCGGCACGACCGACGGGGACCGTGCCGTCGCCGAGGAGATGGGCTGGGAGTACCTCTCCGTCGAGGAGGCCGCGGAGTTCGCCGAGTGGGACCTCGGCGAGAAGCCGGAAGAGGACCCCTTCGAGGGGGAGACGCGAGACGACTGGCCGTAG
- a CDS encoding ArsR/SmtB family transcription factor has protein sequence MDSAVLLDLLGNENRRRILRLLARKPCYVTEISEYLGVSPKAVIDHLRKLDEAGLVESHTDDQRRKYFHISRNLRLEVSVSPYGFGAKSAYPASPSLDMNGRCRHVSLDTPDEADDDVRDLAAAFDRLQALENELSLAQRWVYGRITEVLERLDDHLGVDADSRFHAEVLAAVATGATTTDEVDEAVDAPSDAVRGALNTLADRGVITRRGDEWRVARS, from the coding sequence ATGGACTCGGCGGTACTACTCGATCTCCTCGGCAACGAGAACCGCCGGCGGATCCTGCGACTTCTGGCGCGAAAACCCTGTTATGTCACCGAGATCAGCGAGTATCTGGGCGTGAGTCCGAAGGCCGTGATCGACCACCTCCGGAAACTGGACGAGGCGGGGCTGGTCGAGAGCCACACCGACGACCAGCGACGGAAGTACTTTCACATCTCGCGAAACCTCCGGCTGGAGGTGAGCGTCTCGCCGTACGGATTCGGCGCCAAGAGCGCCTACCCCGCGAGCCCGAGCCTCGATATGAACGGCCGCTGTCGTCACGTCTCGCTCGACACGCCGGACGAAGCCGACGACGACGTCCGGGACCTCGCGGCGGCCTTCGATCGGTTGCAGGCACTCGAGAACGAACTCTCCCTGGCCCAGCGGTGGGTGTACGGCCGGATCACGGAGGTGCTGGAGCGACTCGACGACCACCTCGGTGTCGACGCCGACAGTCGCTTTCACGCCGAGGTGCTGGCGGCCGTGGCGACGGGCGCGACCACGACCGACGAGGTGGACGAGGCGGTCGACGCCCCGAGCGACGCGGTGCGGGGCGCGCTCAACACGCTCGCCGACCGGGGCGTGATCACCCGCCGCGGCGACGAGTGGCGGGTCGCCCGCTCGTAG
- a CDS encoding NAD(P) transhydrogenase subunit alpha has product MTGIDSTAFVLAVGAAAFVRNLTLFVLAAFVGYEIITKIPTNLHTPLMSGANAISGITLIGSVVVAGSAGMATQSSTLATILGFVAVVMATVNVVGGYLVTNSMLDQFRSSDGGRD; this is encoded by the coding sequence ATGACGGGTATCGACTCGACGGCGTTCGTCCTCGCCGTGGGCGCCGCAGCGTTCGTCCGGAACCTGACGCTGTTCGTCCTGGCGGCGTTCGTGGGCTACGAGATCATCACGAAGATCCCGACCAACCTCCATACGCCGCTGATGTCGGGAGCCAACGCCATCTCGGGGATCACGCTCATCGGGTCGGTCGTCGTCGCGGGGTCGGCTGGGATGGCGACTCAATCGTCGACGCTCGCGACGATACTCGGCTTCGTCGCCGTCGTCATGGCGACGGTCAACGTCGTCGGGGGCTATCTCGTGACCAACAGCATGCTCGACCAGTTCCGAAGCAGCGACGGGGGGCGCGACTGA
- a CDS encoding cupin domain-containing protein, with amino-acid sequence MPERTTLAALDDHPHAEVFETRRPRTVRLELDAGEDIPRHTHAGTNVVFHLLTGRLNLTLDDETYALDAGEVIRFDGSREVSPAAVKDSTALIVFAPAPEADSDT; translated from the coding sequence ATGCCCGAACGCACCACACTCGCGGCGCTGGACGATCACCCCCACGCAGAGGTGTTCGAGACGCGGCGCCCCCGGACCGTGCGACTCGAACTCGACGCTGGCGAGGACATTCCCCGGCACACCCACGCGGGGACGAACGTCGTCTTCCACCTGCTGACCGGTCGACTGAATCTCACCCTCGACGACGAGACGTACGCCCTCGACGCGGGGGAGGTGATCCGCTTCGACGGGAGTCGGGAGGTGTCTCCGGCCGCGGTCAAGGACAGCACGGCGCTGATCGTGTTCGCGCCGGCACCGGAGGCGGACTCCGACACGTAG
- the gatD gene encoding Glu-tRNA(Gln) amidotransferase subunit GatD, which produces MNPGDRVRVERGSVTNEGVLMPSTTADHLVVKLPGGYNVGIDRADAAVEVLERDVYDVAGSDDDESGSTVAFDDDLSTVSLISTGGTIASTVDYRTGAVTAQFDAEDVLRAVPDLAGRANYRGRVVANILSENMTPSVWQELAHAVHEEIEAGADGVVVMHGTDTMQYTASALSFMLDTPVPVVFTGSQRSADRPSSDNVMNAVCAVEAATSDRAEVLVCMHGSSSDDACALHRATRVRKNHTSRRDAFETVGAKPIGRVDYDTETVEFRRDGPGRGETELDLSPDLETSVELVKFTPGMNPAALDHLDDAAGVVIEGTGLGHVATDWIDRIEDLVEAGTVVAMTSQCLEGRVCDRVYDTGRDLLDAGVVEAGDTLPETATAKLMWVLANRADPAAAMGESLVGELQPRSVPWT; this is translated from the coding sequence ATGAACCCAGGGGATCGCGTCCGTGTCGAACGCGGGAGCGTCACGAACGAGGGCGTCCTCATGCCCTCCACGACGGCCGACCACCTCGTCGTGAAACTTCCGGGGGGGTACAACGTCGGCATCGACCGCGCGGACGCCGCCGTCGAGGTGTTGGAACGCGACGTCTACGACGTCGCCGGTTCGGACGACGACGAGAGCGGGTCGACGGTGGCGTTCGACGACGACCTGTCCACCGTCTCGCTCATCTCGACCGGCGGAACCATCGCGTCGACGGTCGACTACCGGACCGGGGCGGTGACGGCCCAGTTCGACGCCGAGGACGTCCTCCGGGCGGTGCCCGACCTCGCGGGGCGAGCGAACTACCGCGGCCGAGTCGTCGCCAACATCCTCTCCGAGAACATGACGCCGTCGGTGTGGCAGGAACTCGCACACGCCGTCCACGAGGAGATCGAAGCGGGTGCGGACGGGGTCGTCGTCATGCACGGCACCGACACGATGCAGTACACCGCGTCCGCGCTGTCGTTCATGCTGGATACGCCGGTCCCCGTCGTCTTCACGGGGAGCCAGCGGTCGGCCGATCGACCCTCCAGCGACAACGTCATGAACGCGGTGTGTGCCGTCGAGGCGGCCACCAGCGACCGCGCGGAGGTGTTGGTCTGCATGCACGGATCGTCGAGCGACGACGCCTGCGCGCTCCACCGCGCCACCCGCGTGCGCAAGAACCACACCTCGCGTCGGGACGCCTTCGAGACGGTCGGGGCGAAGCCGATCGGCCGAGTCGACTACGACACCGAGACCGTCGAGTTCCGGCGTGACGGCCCCGGCCGCGGCGAGACGGAACTCGACCTCTCGCCCGACCTGGAGACGAGCGTCGAACTCGTCAAGTTCACGCCGGGGATGAACCCCGCGGCGCTCGACCACCTCGACGACGCCGCCGGCGTCGTGATCGAGGGGACGGGGCTGGGCCACGTGGCCACCGACTGGATCGACCGGATCGAGGACCTGGTCGAGGCGGGAACGGTCGTCGCCATGACGAGTCAGTGTCTGGAGGGCCGGGTCTGTGACCGAGTGTACGACACCGGCCGCGACCTGCTGGACGCGGGCGTCGTCGAGGCGGGCGATACGCTCCCGGAGACGGCGACGGCGAAACTGATGTGGGTGCTGGCGAACCGCGCGGATCCGGCCGCCGCGATGGGCGAATCGCTCGTCGGCGAACTCCAGCCGCGGTCGGTCCCGTGGACCTGA
- a CDS encoding NAD(P)/FAD-dependent oxidoreductase — MSQSYVIIGDGIAGSSAAETLRDEAPDADITVITDEGEALYNRILIKEFAKGKLPEMPISIHEPSWYAERDIDLRLDTLVTNVDPDGHCLRTHEDEVIEYDKLLVATGGTPAQLPVENSDADGIHHFWTFQDARAIRDHAEAADTGIIVGAGLLGIDLAAICGEQDVEAHYLMRGDCWWRYALSGEGAEILHEAMRERGVEPVFGSGVDHFETDDGHVTAAVDPNGDRYEGDFVSIAIGLNFNTEILQGTGVECDDGILVDEYMRTTVDDVYAAGDITRYHDTILGERAQNGSWDSAKSQGTVAAKNMIEPGSEPFRFVSSYSITHFDFPFLSFGHPTIGDDECERKYADTEWRRLAFKDGKIVGGVLIGDLSPQSAYKRLMKEERVVADQKEALLQKSVDLDDLAPTQEQ, encoded by the coding sequence ATGAGCCAGTCGTATGTGATCATCGGTGACGGAATCGCGGGGAGTTCGGCCGCCGAGACGCTTCGCGACGAAGCGCCGGACGCCGACATCACCGTCATCACCGATGAGGGGGAGGCCCTCTACAACCGGATTCTCATCAAGGAGTTCGCCAAGGGCAAACTCCCCGAGATGCCCATCTCGATCCACGAGCCCTCGTGGTACGCGGAGCGTGACATCGACCTCCGCCTAGACACGCTGGTCACGAACGTCGATCCCGACGGCCACTGTCTGCGGACACACGAGGACGAGGTCATCGAGTACGACAAACTCCTCGTCGCCACGGGCGGGACACCGGCCCAGTTGCCTGTCGAGAACAGCGACGCCGACGGCATCCATCACTTCTGGACGTTCCAAGACGCGCGGGCGATCCGTGACCACGCCGAGGCGGCCGACACCGGTATCATCGTCGGTGCGGGGCTACTGGGAATCGACCTCGCGGCCATCTGCGGCGAACAGGACGTCGAAGCCCACTACCTCATGCGTGGCGACTGTTGGTGGCGCTACGCGCTCTCGGGAGAAGGGGCGGAGATCCTCCACGAGGCCATGCGGGAACGCGGGGTCGAACCCGTCTTCGGGAGTGGGGTGGACCACTTCGAGACAGACGACGGCCACGTCACGGCGGCGGTCGACCCCAACGGCGACCGCTACGAGGGCGACTTCGTGAGCATCGCCATCGGTCTGAACTTCAACACCGAGATCCTCCAGGGGACGGGCGTGGAGTGTGACGACGGCATCCTCGTCGACGAGTACATGCGGACGACCGTCGACGACGTCTACGCCGCGGGCGACATCACCCGCTATCACGACACCATCCTCGGGGAACGCGCCCAGAACGGGTCGTGGGACAGCGCCAAATCCCAGGGAACCGTCGCCGCGAAAAACATGATCGAGCCCGGGTCCGAGCCCTTTCGATTCGTCTCCTCGTACTCGATCACCCACTTCGATTTCCCCTTCCTCTCTTTCGGTCACCCGACCATCGGGGACGACGAGTGTGAACGCAAGTACGCCGACACGGAGTGGCGGCGGCTAGCGTTCAAGGACGGCAAGATCGTCGGTGGCGTCCTGATCGGCGACCTCTCGCCACAGAGCGCTTACAAGCGCCTGATGAAAGAAGAGCGGGTCGTCGCGGACCAGAAGGAGGCTCTCCTGCAGAAATCGGTCGACCTCGACGACCTCGCCCCGACACAGGAACAGTAG
- a CDS encoding universal stress protein, whose protein sequence is MTDHVLVPFDGTPQSEAALRFVLAEWPDADVTLLYVVDPVTSGFTQRALPGSSEAWYEHARDTAQEQLDAARELAGRPIDTRIEVGSPARVAVEVAGDGPFDHIVVGSHGREGVSRILLGSVAEDVVRRSPVPVTVVR, encoded by the coding sequence ATGACCGACCATGTCCTCGTTCCGTTCGACGGCACGCCCCAGTCGGAGGCGGCACTGCGGTTCGTACTAGCGGAGTGGCCCGACGCCGACGTCACCCTGCTTTACGTCGTCGACCCGGTCACGTCCGGCTTCACGCAGCGCGCCCTTCCCGGTAGTTCGGAGGCGTGGTACGAGCACGCTCGCGACACCGCCCAAGAGCAGTTGGACGCGGCCCGCGAACTCGCCGGCCGGCCGATCGACACTCGGATCGAGGTCGGCAGTCCCGCCCGTGTCGCCGTCGAGGTGGCGGGCGACGGACCGTTCGATCACATCGTCGTCGGCAGCCACGGCCGCGAGGGGGTCTCCCGTATCCTCCTCGGGAGCGTCGCCGAGGACGTGGTTCGGCGGTCGCCGGTACCGGTGACGGTCGTCCGGTGA
- a CDS encoding DUF6149 family protein, whose amino-acid sequence MKISQNVRHFASRKALTLPVVGSLVNGKLVDLHTRVFLEKADEGSREERRDHLDDFFDTTMDTYLEALQEGFTEAKAREITHIQANFDFYNHGWVEMMEFPTDEVEAHYERYADFFERHGITIDDPLGEYRPTGGVAAAPSTPEKLDDPEHPHAEGGFADDVYVDTGEEVVTGGVEEPSDVDLTEAPGVTPDDVQDREGEVSRSD is encoded by the coding sequence ATGAAGATCAGTCAGAACGTCAGGCATTTCGCGTCCCGAAAGGCGCTCACGCTCCCCGTAGTCGGGTCGCTGGTCAACGGCAAACTGGTCGATCTCCACACCCGGGTCTTCCTCGAGAAAGCCGACGAGGGCTCGAGGGAGGAGCGTCGCGACCACCTCGACGACTTCTTCGACACGACGATGGACACGTATCTCGAGGCGTTACAGGAGGGGTTCACCGAGGCGAAGGCTCGCGAAATCACCCACATCCAGGCGAACTTCGACTTCTACAACCACGGGTGGGTGGAGATGATGGAGTTCCCCACCGACGAGGTGGAGGCCCACTACGAGCGGTACGCGGACTTCTTCGAGCGACACGGAATCACGATCGACGACCCACTCGGCGAGTATCGTCCGACTGGCGGCGTGGCCGCCGCGCCCTCGACGCCGGAGAAACTGGACGATCCGGAGCATCCCCACGCCGAGGGCGGGTTCGCGGACGACGTGTACGTCGACACCGGTGAAGAGGTCGTCACGGGTGGGGTCGAGGAGCCGTCGGACGTGGACCTGACCGAGGCACCGGGTGTCACCCCCGACGACGTACAGGACCGGGAAGGCGAGGTCTCTCGTAGCGACTGA
- a CDS encoding GNAT family N-acetyltransferase produces the protein MDLTIRPARIDDHEAVAAFTRETWPDREMDDYLPGTFREWAASDDDARRTLVADDGGRAVGVIQGVELSNWESWVQGLRVHPDYRDRGLARRLTDDVLTWARSRGATVCRNLVFSWNVASLGLARDRGFEPATEFRWATVEADADADPVLSVTADPDAGWAFWTDCDARKHLRGLAIHPSRAWTLSELRPADLARAAEADGLFVVGERGTRGLGLRNRAFEADGDRWTEHAVGAWADLDAARALIDAAARDAARLDADRARLLIPETARFVTDAAAARADVSGDPDFVLATDLTDPDIGT, from the coding sequence GTGGACCTGACGATCCGACCGGCGCGGATCGACGACCACGAGGCCGTCGCCGCGTTCACACGCGAGACGTGGCCCGACCGGGAGATGGACGACTACCTACCCGGCACGTTCCGGGAGTGGGCGGCGAGCGACGACGACGCCCGACGAACGCTCGTCGCCGACGACGGCGGGCGGGCGGTGGGCGTAATCCAGGGCGTCGAACTCTCGAACTGGGAGTCGTGGGTACAAGGGTTACGCGTCCACCCCGACTACCGGGACCGGGGGCTGGCCCGCCGGCTCACCGACGACGTCCTGACATGGGCGCGGTCCCGCGGCGCGACGGTCTGTCGCAACCTCGTCTTCTCGTGGAACGTCGCCAGTCTCGGCCTCGCTCGCGACCGGGGGTTCGAGCCGGCCACGGAGTTCCGATGGGCGACCGTCGAGGCGGACGCGGACGCCGATCCGGTGCTGTCCGTGACCGCCGACCCGGACGCAGGATGGGCATTCTGGACCGACTGCGACGCGCGCAAGCATCTGCGCGGACTCGCCATTCACCCCTCGCGGGCGTGGACGCTGTCGGAACTCCGGCCGGCCGACCTGGCGCGGGCAGCCGAGGCCGACGGCCTGTTCGTCGTCGGGGAGAGGGGCACGCGGGGACTGGGGCTCCGGAACCGTGCCTTCGAGGCTGACGGCGACCGCTGGACGGAGCACGCCGTCGGGGCGTGGGCGGACCTCGACGCGGCGCGGGCGCTGATCGACGCCGCGGCACGGGACGCCGCCCGCCTCGACGCCGACCGGGCGCGACTGTTGATCCCGGAGACGGCCCGCTTTGTCACCGACGCCGCAGCGGCGCGGGCGGACGTGAGCGGCGACCCCGATTTCGTGCTCGCGACGGACCTGACCGATCCGGATATCGGTACCTGA
- a CDS encoding Re/Si-specific NAD(P)(+) transhydrogenase subunit alpha → MIVGVPTETAPEERRVALTPPVAEQLIEGGLDVCVASGAGTGSDWTDEAYRAVGCEVVDERTAVFERADVICQVRGLGANADAPMDPYREGQVVVGTLGPYDLDAWDELAERRVSAFALELMPRISRAQSMDVLSSMASIGGYKAVLVAAERLPQLFPLEMTAAGTVRPADVFVIGAGVAGLKAVATAERLGASVKAYDIRLEVKQEVESLGADFVELDLETEGSGDDEGYAIEMGEEFYRQQRKELGRVVPESDVVITTAAIPGAPAPELVTTEMIEEMAAGSVVVDLSASTGGNCEPTVADETVEIDGVTVLGPTNLPSTVSHTASQLFANNLHNFLDLLVEDGELDVDLDDEVIASTLLTHDGEIRRPHEDDGADGTDEDESADESLEDEADA, encoded by the coding sequence ATGATCGTCGGCGTGCCGACTGAGACGGCGCCGGAGGAGCGGCGGGTCGCGCTCACACCGCCGGTGGCGGAGCAACTGATCGAGGGCGGGCTGGACGTCTGTGTCGCCAGCGGTGCGGGGACCGGATCGGACTGGACGGACGAGGCGTACCGGGCGGTGGGCTGTGAGGTGGTCGACGAGCGGACGGCGGTGTTCGAACGTGCGGACGTGATCTGTCAGGTTCGTGGTCTCGGGGCGAACGCGGACGCGCCGATGGATCCGTACCGGGAGGGACAGGTCGTGGTCGGGACGCTCGGCCCCTACGACCTCGACGCGTGGGACGAACTCGCCGAGCGGCGGGTCAGCGCCTTCGCGCTGGAACTGATGCCCCGGATCAGCCGCGCCCAGAGTATGGACGTCCTGTCCTCGATGGCGAGCATCGGCGGCTACAAGGCGGTGCTGGTGGCGGCCGAACGGCTCCCACAGCTGTTCCCACTGGAGATGACGGCCGCGGGGACGGTCCGTCCGGCGGACGTGTTCGTCATCGGGGCGGGGGTCGCGGGGCTGAAAGCCGTCGCGACGGCCGAGCGACTCGGCGCCTCGGTGAAGGCCTACGACATCCGGCTGGAGGTGAAACAGGAAGTCGAGAGCCTCGGCGCGGACTTCGTCGAACTCGACCTCGAAACCGAGGGGTCGGGCGACGACGAGGGGTACGCCATCGAGATGGGCGAGGAGTTCTACCGCCAGCAGCGCAAGGAACTGGGGCGAGTCGTCCCGGAGTCGGACGTGGTGATCACCACCGCGGCCATTCCGGGGGCACCCGCACCCGAACTCGTGACGACGGAGATGATCGAGGAGATGGCGGCGGGATCGGTCGTCGTCGACCTCTCGGCCTCGACGGGCGGGAACTGCGAGCCGACGGTGGCCGACGAGACGGTCGAAATCGACGGAGTGACCGTTCTCGGCCCGACGAACCTCCCGTCGACCGTCTCGCACACCGCAAGCCAACTGTTCGCCAACAACCTGCACAACTTCTTGGACCTGCTCGTCGAGGACGGCGAACTCGACGTCGACCTCGACGACGAGGTGATCGCTTCGACGCTACTCACACACGATGGAGAGATACGACGACCGCACGAGGACGACGGGGCGGACGGCACGGACGAAGACGAGTCGGCCGACGAGTCGCTGGAGGACGAAGCCGATGCGTGA
- a CDS encoding NAD(P)(+) transhydrogenase (Re/Si-specific) subunit beta, protein MVAILGGLSESVLAFVYLVAGVLFIQGLRDMTHPRTAPRGNLISASGMALAVGVTVLVTDILSPVVLFAGLIVGAGVGVWLATTVETTEMPQLVGLFNGFGGGASALVAGAELIGMFGEGTFAVGVTATAALAGIIGSVTFWGSVVAAGKLHGVIDDSAVRYDGEQIVKAVFLVVAVLAGLHLIARPDLLGSVPLAGWVPSYWVLVVAASVLGVLLVIPIGGADMPVVIALLNSYSGLAAATTGFVLDNSVLIIAGTLVGASGLILTVIMCESMNRSLTNVFFGGIGEESESDDEMEDIYEGNITTTSPEEVEMILDVADRVVIVPGYGMAVAQAQHAVAELAELLEANDVDVEFGIHPVAGRMPGHMNVLLAEADVPYEKLRDLEEINPTFSQTDVVLVTGANDVVNPSANEADSGPLAGMPVLNVGEARTVIVNKRSLSPGFSGVPNPLFAQDNTNMLFGDGKEMMQELVNVYKESHE, encoded by the coding sequence ATGGTAGCCATCCTTGGCGGCCTCTCGGAGTCGGTGCTCGCGTTCGTCTACCTCGTCGCGGGCGTGCTGTTCATCCAGGGCCTGCGCGACATGACCCACCCGCGGACGGCACCGCGGGGCAACCTCATCTCGGCGAGCGGAATGGCGCTCGCGGTAGGAGTGACGGTGCTCGTGACCGACATCCTCTCGCCGGTCGTGTTGTTCGCGGGGCTGATCGTCGGCGCCGGCGTCGGCGTCTGGCTGGCGACGACGGTCGAGACGACGGAGATGCCCCAGCTCGTTGGGCTGTTCAACGGGTTCGGCGGCGGCGCCTCGGCACTCGTGGCCGGCGCGGAGCTGATCGGGATGTTCGGCGAGGGAACCTTCGCCGTCGGCGTGACGGCGACGGCCGCCCTCGCGGGCATCATCGGCTCGGTCACCTTCTGGGGGAGCGTGGTGGCCGCCGGCAAACTCCACGGCGTGATCGACGACTCGGCGGTCCGATACGATGGCGAACAGATCGTCAAGGCAGTCTTCCTGGTGGTGGCGGTCCTCGCCGGCCTCCATCTGATCGCTCGGCCGGACCTGCTCGGCTCGGTCCCGCTGGCCGGGTGGGTCCCCTCGTACTGGGTGTTGGTCGTCGCCGCCTCGGTCCTCGGGGTGTTGCTGGTGATCCCCATCGGCGGCGCGGACATGCCGGTCGTCATCGCCCTGCTCAACTCCTACTCCGGGCTCGCAGCGGCCACGACCGGGTTCGTCCTCGACAACTCCGTGTTGATCATCGCGGGGACGCTCGTCGGCGCCTCCGGACTGATCCTCACGGTCATCATGTGTGAGTCGATGAACCGCTCGCTGACGAACGTCTTCTTCGGCGGCATCGGCGAAGAGAGCGAGAGCGACGACGAGATGGAGGACATCTACGAGGGCAACATCACCACCACCTCGCCGGAGGAGGTGGAGATGATCCTCGACGTGGCCGACCGCGTCGTGATCGTGCCCGGATACGGCATGGCGGTCGCCCAAGCCCAACACGCCGTCGCGGAACTCGCCGAGCTGCTCGAGGCGAACGACGTCGACGTGGAGTTCGGCATCCACCCGGTCGCCGGCCGGATGCCCGGCCACATGAACGTCCTCCTCGCGGAGGCGGACGTGCCCTACGAGAAACTGCGGGACTTAGAGGAGATCAATCCGACCTTCTCCCAGACGGACGTGGTCCTCGTCACCGGCGCCAACGACGTCGTGAACCCGTCGGCCAACGAGGCCGACTCGGGCCCACTCGCAGGGATGCCCGTCCTCAACGTCGGCGAAGCGCGGACGGTCATCGTCAACAAGCGGAGCCTCAGTCCCGGCTTCTCGGGCGTTCCCAACCCGCTGTTCGCACAGGACAACACGAACATGCTGTTCGGCGACGGCAAGGAGATGATGCAGGAACTGGTGAACGTCTACAAGGAGAGCCACGAGTGA
- a CDS encoding NAD(P)/FAD-dependent oxidoreductase, producing MIHVVGGGIAGLAAAYRLQQRGHDVTVLEASDDLGGLAATYSTAGDDVEQFYHHLSKSEETIVELAEELGLGDRVEWLVGKNAYYVDGVVHPLDTLPQIAAYPHLSLYDTFRLGMLTLEVDVRGGRPRFDTYDDLEAFEEVPIKEFLLEHTTRGVYENFFEPLLDAKFGDRKEDVSAAWLLGRIKFRGERDLRRGEILGYFEGGFAVLIDALVDAVGRERIETGARAIDLGTADGGVESLTVETDAGVETRGTDGVVVATMPNVLESLTGYACDIDFQGAVCAVVTMDEPLTETYWLNVAHDAPFGALIEHTNFVPPERYGGDHLCYVASYVQSREEDVWRMDDGELKATWLDHVGEMFPAFDRSAVSEFRVARNPRAAPVYERGYLDMVVPYDLGADVAEGVYYAGMASRAQYPERSLNGGVVAGFECADRLVDAAGREDSSD from the coding sequence ATGATCCACGTCGTCGGCGGCGGCATCGCCGGACTGGCCGCCGCGTACCGTCTCCAGCAGCGCGGCCACGACGTGACGGTGCTGGAGGCGAGCGACGACCTCGGCGGGCTGGCGGCCACGTACTCGACCGCCGGCGACGACGTCGAGCAGTTCTACCACCATCTCTCGAAATCGGAGGAGACCATCGTCGAGTTGGCCGAGGAACTCGGCCTCGGCGACCGGGTGGAGTGGCTGGTTGGCAAGAACGCCTACTACGTCGACGGGGTCGTCCACCCCCTCGACACCCTGCCACAGATCGCTGCGTATCCGCATCTGAGCCTCTACGACACGTTTCGGCTGGGGATGCTGACCCTCGAAGTCGACGTGCGCGGCGGGCGCCCCCGGTTCGACACGTACGACGACCTCGAAGCCTTCGAGGAGGTGCCGATCAAGGAGTTCCTCCTCGAACACACGACGCGCGGCGTCTACGAGAACTTCTTCGAGCCCTTGCTCGACGCCAAGTTCGGCGACCGGAAGGAGGACGTGAGCGCCGCGTGGCTGCTGGGGCGGATCAAGTTCCGCGGGGAGCGCGACCTGCGTCGGGGGGAGATCCTCGGCTACTTCGAGGGCGGCTTCGCCGTCCTGATCGACGCGCTCGTCGACGCGGTGGGACGGGAACGGATCGAGACCGGCGCGCGTGCGATCGACCTGGGGACGGCGGACGGGGGCGTCGAGTCGCTCACCGTCGAGACCGACGCGGGCGTCGAGACCCGTGGGACCGACGGCGTCGTCGTCGCGACGATGCCGAACGTCCTCGAATCGCTGACGGGCTACGCCTGTGACATCGACTTCCAGGGGGCCGTCTGTGCCGTGGTGACGATGGACGAACCGCTCACGGAGACGTACTGGCTCAACGTCGCTCACGACGCCCCCTTCGGGGCGCTGATCGAGCATACGAACTTCGTCCCCCCGGAGCGGTACGGCGGCGACCACCTGTGCTACGTCGCGAGTTACGTCCAGTCCCGTGAGGAGGACGTCTGGCGGATGGACGACGGAGAACTGAAGGCGACGTGGCTGGATCACGTCGGGGAGATGTTCCCCGCGTTCGACCGGTCGGCCGTCAGCGAGTTCCGGGTGGCGCGGAACCCCCGGGCTGCGCCGGTGTACGAGCGGGGGTATCTCGACATGGTGGTGCCGTACGACCTCGGCGCGGACGTCGCCGAGGGCGTGTACTACGCGGGGATGGCGAGTCGGGCGCAGTATCCCGAGCGGAGTCTGAACGGCGGTGTCGTCGCGGGGTTCGAGTGTGCGGATCGACTCGTCGACGCGGCCGGACGCGAGGATAGTAGCGATTGA